One window of Vidua chalybeata isolate OUT-0048 chromosome 14, bVidCha1 merged haplotype, whole genome shotgun sequence genomic DNA carries:
- the FAM199X gene encoding protein FAM199X isoform X2 — MTEEPYEKFLTPEEPCPLLSHQHPPRGGSLSLSEEGCLDVSDFGCQLSSCHRTDPLHRFHSNRWNLTSCGTSVASSECSEELFSSVSVGDQDDCYSLLDDQEFTSFDLFPEGSVCSDVSSSISTYWDWSDSEFEWQLPGSDIASGSDVLSDVIPSIPSSPCLLPKKKNKHRNLDELPWSAMTNDEQVEYIEYLSRKVSTEMGLREQLDIIKIIDPTAQISPTDSEFIIELNCLTDEKLKQVRNYIKEHGPRQRSARESWKRSSYSCASTSGVSGASASSSSASMVSSASSSGSSVANSASNSSANMSRAHSDSNLSTSAAERIRDSKKRSKQRKLQQKALRKRQLKEQRQAPVIQSLKCLRVLLREDPIILMRYSSFWSPVY, encoded by the exons ATGACCGAGGAGCCGTACGAGAAGTTCCTGACCCCCGAGGAGCCGTGCCCGCTGCTCTCGCACCAGCACCCGCCGCGGGGCGGCAGCTTGAGCCTGAGCGAGGAGGGCTGCCTGGACGTCAGCGATTTCGGCTGCCAGCTCTCCTCCTGCCACCGCACCGACCCTCTGCACCGCTTCCACTCCAACAG GTGGAACTTGACATCTTGTGGGACGAGCGTGGCCAGCTCGGAGTGCAGCGAGGAGTTGTTCTCATCCGTGTCCGTGGGGGATCAGGATGATTGTTACTCTCTGCTGGATGACCAGGAGTTCACCTCTTTTGATCTGTTCCCCGAGGGCAGTGTCTGCAGTGATGTCTCCTCTTCTATCAGCACATACTGGGATTGGTCAGACAGCGAGTTTGAGTGGCAG TTGCCTGGCAGCGACATTGCAAGTGGGAGTGATGTGCTTTCGGATGTTATACCGAGTATTCCAAGCTCTCCCTGTCTGCttcccaaaaagaaaaacaagcataGGAATCTTGATGAGCTTCCATGGAGTGCAATGACAAATGATGAACAG GTTGAATATATTGAGTATTTGAGTCGCAAAGTCAGTACAGAGATGGGCCTTCGAGAGCAACTtgatattattaaaattattgatCCTACTGCTCAGATCTCACCTACAGATAGTGAATTCATTATTGAATTGAACTGTCTCACAgatgaaaaactgaaacag GTGAGAAACTACATCAAGGAACACGGACCTCGCCAGAGGTCTGCAAgagagagctggaaaaggagcagctACAGCTGTGCAAGTACCAGTGGTGTGAGTGgggccagtgccagcagcagcagtgccagcatggtcagctcagccagcagcagtggctccaGCGTTGCCAACTCCGCGTCAAACTCCAGTGCCAACATGAGTCGAGCGCACAGCGACAGCAATTTGTCCACAAGTGCTGCAGAAAGAATCCGGGATTCTAAA AAACGTTCCAAGCAACGGAAACTCCAGCAAAAGGCCTTACGGAAGAGACAGCTGAAAGAACAAAGACAAGCTC CAGTTATTCAGAGTTTAAAATGCCTCAGGGTTTTGTTGAGAGAAGACCCCATCATTTTGATGAGGTACAGTTCATTCTGGTCACCTGTCTACTAG
- the COMMD5 gene encoding COMM domain-containing protein 5 has product MAAGAAQGLGEGGGGRGFLGPRVPAEVEAMARGVQDVGKEIFRRLLKVTVNALEGKDCKESVRLIAESANLSEEQLAFLISGMYTLLREALRLPLSTFKQEVFKEDLKELRIPEDFIVDFSSVVFGNRRPTSEGTALIQRSRLPSIQDFKWRVDVAISTSSLARALQPSILMMMKLSDGTAHRFEVPVAKFQELRYNVALILKEMNDLEKRSILKIQD; this is encoded by the exons ATGGCGGCCGGCGCGGCTCAGGGGCTCGGcgagggcggcggcggccgcgggtTCCTGGGCCCGCGGGTCCCGGCCGAGGTGGAGGCCATGGCCAGGGGCGTGCAGGACGTGGGCAAGGAGATCTTCCGGCGGCTCCTCAAAG TCACTGTTAATGCATTGGAAGGAAAAGACTGCAAGGAATCTGTCAGGCTGATTGCAGAAAGTGCTAATCTCTCAGAAGAGCAACTTGCTTTCCTCATTTCTGGCATGTACACCCTCCTCCGAGAAGCATTGAGACTCCCCTTATCAACTTTCAAACAAGAA gtttttaaagaAGACCTGAAGGAGCTCAG aataCCAGAAGATTTCATTGTGGACTTTTCCAGTGTAGTCTTTGGTAACAG GCGTCCCACTTCCGAAGGCACAGCTCTGATACAAAGAAGTCGGCTACCAAGTATCCAGGACTTCAAGTGGAGAGTGGATGTAGCTATATCCACAAG ttCACTGGCCCGTGCACTCCAGCCATCCATTCTGATGATGATGAAGCTTTCAGATGGGACAGCTCATCGCTTTGAA GTGCCAGTTGCAAAGTTTCAAGAACTGAGATACAATGTTGCCCTTATACTGAAGGAAATGAATGatttggagaagagaagcatACTGAAGATTCAAGACTGA
- the FAM199X gene encoding protein FAM199X isoform X1: MTEEPYEKFLTPEEPCPLLSHQHPPRGGSLSLSEEGCLDVSDFGCQLSSCHRTDPLHRFHSNRWNLTSCGTSVASSECSEELFSSVSVGDQDDCYSLLDDQEFTSFDLFPEGSVCSDVSSSISTYWDWSDSEFEWQLPGSDIASGSDVLSDVIPSIPSSPCLLPKKKNKHRNLDELPWSAMTNDEQVEYIEYLSRKVSTEMGLREQLDIIKIIDPTAQISPTDSEFIIELNCLTDEKLKQVRNYIKEHGPRQRSARESWKRSSYSCASTSGVSGASASSSSASMVSSASSSGSSVANSASNSSANMSRAHSDSNLSTSAAERIRDSKKRSKQRKLQQKALRKRQLKEQRQARKERLSGLFLNEEVLSLKVTEEDHEGDVDVLM; this comes from the exons ATGACCGAGGAGCCGTACGAGAAGTTCCTGACCCCCGAGGAGCCGTGCCCGCTGCTCTCGCACCAGCACCCGCCGCGGGGCGGCAGCTTGAGCCTGAGCGAGGAGGGCTGCCTGGACGTCAGCGATTTCGGCTGCCAGCTCTCCTCCTGCCACCGCACCGACCCTCTGCACCGCTTCCACTCCAACAG GTGGAACTTGACATCTTGTGGGACGAGCGTGGCCAGCTCGGAGTGCAGCGAGGAGTTGTTCTCATCCGTGTCCGTGGGGGATCAGGATGATTGTTACTCTCTGCTGGATGACCAGGAGTTCACCTCTTTTGATCTGTTCCCCGAGGGCAGTGTCTGCAGTGATGTCTCCTCTTCTATCAGCACATACTGGGATTGGTCAGACAGCGAGTTTGAGTGGCAG TTGCCTGGCAGCGACATTGCAAGTGGGAGTGATGTGCTTTCGGATGTTATACCGAGTATTCCAAGCTCTCCCTGTCTGCttcccaaaaagaaaaacaagcataGGAATCTTGATGAGCTTCCATGGAGTGCAATGACAAATGATGAACAG GTTGAATATATTGAGTATTTGAGTCGCAAAGTCAGTACAGAGATGGGCCTTCGAGAGCAACTtgatattattaaaattattgatCCTACTGCTCAGATCTCACCTACAGATAGTGAATTCATTATTGAATTGAACTGTCTCACAgatgaaaaactgaaacag GTGAGAAACTACATCAAGGAACACGGACCTCGCCAGAGGTCTGCAAgagagagctggaaaaggagcagctACAGCTGTGCAAGTACCAGTGGTGTGAGTGgggccagtgccagcagcagcagtgccagcatggtcagctcagccagcagcagtggctccaGCGTTGCCAACTCCGCGTCAAACTCCAGTGCCAACATGAGTCGAGCGCACAGCGACAGCAATTTGTCCACAAGTGCTGCAGAAAGAATCCGGGATTCTAAA AAACGTTCCAAGCAACGGAAACTCCAGCAAAAGGCCTTACGGAAGAGACAGCTGAAAGAACAAAGACAAGCTCGTAAGGAAAGACTGAGTGGATTATTTCTTAATGAAGAAGTGCTGTCTTTAAAAGTGACTGAGGAGGACCATGAAGGAGATGTGGATGTTTTAATGTGA